CATGAAACTTCAgtgaagggatgggggagggggaggtaggTAAAAAAGGCAgctcaaaaaccaaacaacctgaaaGGTCATGTGGAGGGCACATAAACAGCTACTTGCtatcctcctccctctccactgTTTAGCCCTCTTCAGGACTCAGTCAAATTACCTGTTACAGGGTCTTCAGCCACACCAAACCATGGAGTGAAATATCTGGAGTAAAAGTCAAACGCTTGAGTCTGCCCATCAGGCTCTCCCTTGATGGTGAGAATGAGTCCTTTCACCTTCCCCGTGTTTTCCACTTGCGGCAGATTCTGTGTGTTCACTTTCAGGCTCTCCAGAAATGACCTTGTTCATAAACGGGATGGATCAGGACAAAGCCATTCAATAGACTACCCACTACCCACACTCTGTAAAGAAGGCCAGGATGCAGCTTGCCAAATGGCTCACCAGGAGGGGAACAAAACTCTCTGGCTGTGTAAATCATGGTTTGATGGAACATGGCACAGCCAGATCAAGTCAGAGCTATAAATCTGGGTGCTCAGCCATCCCCAGGGTGCTGACAAAGCCAAAAATCTTGTTTACCTGTTATAAGTATCACTGAGCCGGACCAGGAGCTTTCGGGTATCTGGGGAATAGCGGATGTCCTGAACCAGTGTGTCACCTATGGCAGTCTATGGAGACAGACCAAAACCTCCTCAGGAATTTATGAATTTGACCCATGTTTGGAGAGCAACCTCTCATGAGcgtctgctctgtgccaggcacaccCAACATCTCCAATCCCAGGAGTTTCAGGTCAGTTTTGGGACTCAAGGCATTGCTCAAGAAGGTCAGTTTCCTGGCAGCCAGAGACCTTGATGAGGGTTGAGTTCACCCTCTGAGTTTAGCCAAAGATAGGCATTGTTCACACATGTTACTACATGCCTCAACACACAGCTCCTTCAAGTGGGTATTTTCCCCACAGATAAGAAGATTCAGagaggcccaaggtcacacacacacacacacacacaccccttgacCCAGGTCTGAGGGGCCCTGGAGTCAAAGCTCTGAATTACTACTGTCTACTACCTGCAGAGGTGGGAGCTTCATGCCTGCCTCTtggagttgttgtgaggattaaatgaaataatatatagagTTCCTGCAGCAGTAACTAGAAGCTTCCACATGGGAAGGACTCAGGCCCAGCAGTCTGACTGGAAGTGGGGACTAGGGCACTTGTCTCAATGCTGCTCTGCTTGGCAAGCTCACTGTTCTCACGTAGACTGTATGCTACAGATCACGAACGTAGCAACATTTTCTAGAGATACCTTGATTCACCCTCTACTGGGCTGCACATAGCCTCGCTCATATCTAAGGCACTGTATGTTTGTCTTGTCTTTGCTGGCTTGGAGTGCTGAGGGAGATTATGAGAGGACAAAAGCCCCTCCGAGTCGTCCTGTGGCACCACCACCAGCTGCCGGCAGAACAGACAAGAGTTACATGGTAGTTGTCTGGTTGTCACTAGGTGGCTTCAGGTTCTCTAAACTTCTTTAGGGACTGAGGTGTTCTAAGTCCTATGGCCAAGACTCCCTCTGCCGTGGGTGATGCCTGGAATGCCTGCCTCTGTGACCACTGCTGACCAACGTCCCCCCGCTAGAAATGGGAACTCCTACAGCCCGATCCCATACGCTCTCCGGGGCCTCTCAGTCCCTCTGAAGGGCCATCCAGCCCTTCTCTGCATGGATTCTTATGTCAATTTGAAAGTTTAATTCTCAGCTGAGAATCTTATTGCTAGTTTCTAGGAACACAAAATGACAATACTCACAATAAATAACCcttcatcatcctcattttacaaatgccGACCCTGGGGCTTAGAGAGATCAGGTTAAGCTCTTTCTACCATGAACAAGGTCTACCACTgtgaatattttccattttcttgccaATATGTTTAAAGTAGTTCATTTATGAATTTGGCTTGTCTCCCAAAACTCAAGCCATAGGTAGAGCTGAGTGTAAAATCAGAATCCATGATACTtgcttatactctgaaaacttaAAGCAAAACACTAAAGAGATTATAAATGCTGAGTTGAAAATTCACTGAGAAATACCATTATATGCCATtttacagaatcttttttttctcatggctgcCCTTGGCCTGGTCCTGACCTGGGCCCTTCCTGCTCTACAAACTAAGCACCTGGCCATCCAGGGCTGCTCTGGCCTTCTGGAATCTCTGGCGACAACTGTAGTGCCTGCTGCACTGGGTGgcggtgagaattaaatgagataatacattaaAACACTTAGTGCGTGGCACTGCACAGGGGAGACTCTCAGAAAGGTTCattgtcatcatcaccatcatcatcatcaagcCCCATCTCCACACAGACCCCTTGAGGAGGCCAGTCTATGTATCTTGTCTTCTCTATCGAGGTTTCCATGCTTTCCTGCTCTCTTCCATCAAAGCACAGCCCTGTCATCTCAAGCGTATTCTCCACTAAAGACATCAGGACACCGACAGCTGCCAGGCAGTTTCCACTCTTTTCTTTCACTCTCAGCCTGCCACACGatagtctcccctcccccacctttccatGGAGGCTAATCGGATAATGAAGAGTCAGGGAAAACTGGTCAACCTTCTCACTAAATAgattcaatattattatttttttcttttttttttctggctgtgttgggtctttgttggggCACaagggcttctctttagttgtggcacacgagcttctctctagttgtggcgtgtgggttttctctttctagttgtggctctcggggtCTGTAGTTTGCGCACAACGGCTCTATCGGtgaggcacacgggctctgtcggtgaggcgcacgggcttagttgccccgaggcatgtgggatctttgttccctaaccagggatcaaacacccatcccctgcattgtaaggtggattctttaccattggaccaccagggaagtccctagattcaatattaaaattcaaatatctgggcttccctggtggcgcagtggttgagagtccgcctgccgatgcaggggacacgggttcatgccccggtccgggaggaccccgcatgcagcggagcggctgggcccgcgagccatggctgctgagcctgcgcatccggagcctgtgttccacaacgggagaggccacagcagtgagagccccgcgtaccacaagaaagaaaaaaaaattcaaatctcaAATGCACAGTGCAGTATTCAACCAAGCTTAGAATGGAACACTTGTACTGGAAGAAGGCCTAGCTGTTGAGAACAAATAGTACCGAATCTTTGTTCAAACGATAACAGATGATCATGTAACACGGCTCAGGTTTGATTCTTTTCACCAACCTTTATCAATTCCTCCACTTCATGGAAGTCCTAGAttgggaaaaaagacaaaactactgTAAAACAGGAAAGCTGTCAGTTTACGGCAATAATTAAAAagagctgggaattccctggcagtccagtgtttaggactccatgctctcactgccgagggcctggttcaatccctggtcggggacctaacATCCCATAAGCCGTGCAgggcggccaaaagaaaaaaaagattaaaaagatctGACCTGGGGATGGGCTGGATAAAGAGGCAGGTCCAGGACGATACCATCCTCTTCTCTTCTGGCCTTTAGTTCCCCACTCAGAGTGACAAAGGTTAGGGTGCTATTCATGTTTTCTGgccaaaaaaagaattctattttGTCAACCAGAAAACTTTTTGAAAGGAATcaagaaatagtaaaataaacattGTTATATAGTTgcatgtctgtttttttgtttgttttgttttttgtgtgtgtggtacgcaggcctctcactgttgtggcctctcccgttgcggagcacaggctccagacgcacaggttcagtggccatggctcacgggcccagccgctccgcggcatatgggatcttcctggaccagggcacaaacccgtatcccctgcatcggcaggcggattctcaaccactgcgccaccagggaagccctgcatgtctGTTTTGATAACTGTTATGTAGTCTTAGATTCTCTGGCAGTGTTGTCCTTTCCAGTAAAGGGGTCCCAGGTTTGGGTTACTGGGGTCCTAAGTGGAGAAAACTCTCAATGGATTCTAACCTGAGAACCAAGAACATAACTGATTGGACTTGACATCATGCTGTGcccttgaaaaaattatttaatctccttaaacctcaatttcctcaataataaaatggggtaataattaAAACTATACTAATTTCATTTTACCAATAAATTGGGGGTAATAATTAAACATAGCTCATAGGGATGGTATAATGTTTTCTAATGCAGATTTTTAACTATCCCCCTATAATACTATAGAGTTATAAACTCTACTAGTTTAAGATAAGCCAAAGGGATGACAAATAGAACATACAGGTTATGTACAACAGTCTGAGATGAACAAATCAAGCTTACCATAAACAAACCAAACAATACTAAAATCTTGATTTAAAGATTAGATCACCAAACCTGATATAATATCCCTTCATGTTACTGATACAACTTGGGCCACTTATCTCAGTGTGGGTAACATTTTTAGTGAAAACAAAGATTTATGActtaattcttttctcttccctaatATTTCTGTAATACTTAACCATATCTCAAAGGTGAGGAAATTCAGCATTGCTGATTAACTTTCACAGAATAAAATTTACATTCTGAAACCCAAAGTTTAATTCTCATTATAATTGGTGTAAGACATcattatttacaaagcattttctcaTCGAACCTTAGGCCCATCCTGTGGAGGACTATCAGGCCTTTCTTTGGTGCTACCACTTTGCAGTTCAACTTCTCCCTGTGTTCAATTCTGCTTTCTTTACTCCCTTAACAATACTGATCTCAAGAACACTGCCCCCAATTCTTCTGGCATGCCAGTGTGTCTCAGTCTGCTTTCTGGGCAAACTTGACCTATTAACACCTTCCCTTATCATCCCTATCTAAGTTACACCCCCAGAGAACTTTTTCCAACACCCTACTCCCCACAGTTACCCCTCTGTCATATCATcctgtttatttccttatttaactTTCTGTTTGTTGTCTACACTTATTCATGGCTGCTTCCATCTCCACTTTTAGGACATTTCCAGGCATCTCTCTGCCCCATTCCCACAAAGCCCTGATCTTTATCTATTATACTAAGTGTAGCTGAGATGGAAACAGGTAGGATTAAGGTGCTGCATCCTCTCTTCACAGGGTAAATGTATACAGCTGGGgctcattaatatttaaaattcagagtagggcttccctggtggcgcagtggttgagagtccgcctggcgatgcaggagacacggggtcgtgccccggtctgggaagatcccacatgctgcacagcagctgggcccatgagccatggccgctgagcctgcgcgtccggagcctgtgctccgcaacgggagaggccacggcagtgagaggcctgcataacgcaaaaaaaaaaaaaaaaaaaattcagagtaaaaaaGCTCTTATTGTGAAATGTATTTCAATGTGGGTGGGGACATATTCGGGGCAAAGTTATGTCCTTTTGGTTCCCCAATATCATATCATGTTAGACAACTATTCTGCCTTGAAAGCTCTGCTCTTGTGTTTGTCACAGAGACCAGAGAGCTCCTATTTAGAAGAAAATGGCATTCCAGGAAACAATGACCATGGCTTTCCAACATGCATGGCACATTCTCTGAAAGATCAAAGTGTTATAGAAGcttgctgtttttgtttctgcATAATAACTCACATGAAATAAACTTTGCAATGTCTTTATACCAGTCACTTTGGTTCACAGGAAAGAATGtgtgagagtttttaaaaatatttgctatttgctAAATGGTAAGTTCATAAAAGAAAATCACGTTACTTATTTTGTGAAACAGAACAGCTGCAGAAGCCAAGGTAGCGTGGCCACAGAGAGGAACCTCACTCACTGGTGTAAACCACCTTAATCCAAAGCAGGAACCTTCAGAGGAGAAAAAACCAAAGAGAGACAAGATCATTCCCATACAAGGGGGTcgtaaacttttcattttcttattcttttctaaatatttcattagCATGATTCATCACTGAAACATATTGCAAAAGGAGGAGCAAAGTCTAGGCAAGCCTCCTAGGGCCCCCCATTGCTAGATCTGGAGCTGAAACACTCAAATTCACCAACATCTGCTCCCCCAGATGAAATGAAAACCAGATTAGAagctccccctctccctcctatCTGCATGCAAATAGTAAATGGACATTTCCCTTAACTATCATTCCCCCACTGGAAAAGCAGCTTCTTGTACCATTcaggaatggttaaaaaaaaaaaaaaaaaaaaaaaaaagcgtattTACTTTGTGTAAAGTTGTCAGTTGGGTGTAGTTTTTGGATAAAAGCAGTTTCAGAGGAAGcttgctgtttttgtttctgcATAATAACTCACATGAAATAAACTTTGCAATGTCTTTATACCAGTCACTTTGGTTCACAGGAAAGAATGtgtgagagtttttaaaaatatttgctatttgctAAATGGTAAGTTCATAAAAGAAAATCACGTTACTTATTTTGTGAAACAGAACAGCTGCAGAAGCCAAGGTAGCGTGGCCACAGAGAGGAACCTCACTCACTGGTGTAAACCACCTTAATCCAAAGCAGGAACCTTCAGAGGAGAAAAAACCAAAGAGAGACAAGATCATTCCCATACAAGGGGGTcgtaaacttttcattttcttattcttttctaaatatttcattagCATGATTCATCACTGAAACATATTGCAAAAGGAGGAGCAAAGTCTAGGCAAGCCTCCTAGGGCCCCCCATTGCTAGATCTGGAGCTGAAACACTCAAATTCACCAACATCTGCTCCCCCAGATGAAATGAAAACCAGATTAGAagctccccctctccctcctatCTGCATGCAAATAGTAAATGGACATTTCCCTTAACTATCATTCCCCCACTGGAAAAGCAGCTTCTTGTACCATTcaggaatggttaaaaaaaaaaaaaaaaaaaaaaaaagcgtattTACTTTGTGTAAAGTTGTCAGTTGGGTGTAGTTTTTGGATAAAAGCAGTTTCAGAGAGATTcatttcctttgcaattttttgatGCATGTCT
This sequence is a window from Physeter macrocephalus isolate SW-GA chromosome 20, ASM283717v5, whole genome shotgun sequence. Protein-coding genes within it:
- the PBLD gene encoding phenazine biosynthesis-like domain-containing protein, encoding MKFPIFIADAFTAKAFHGNPAAVCLLENKLDEDMHQKIAKEMNLSETAFIQKLHPTDNFTQSSCFGLRWFTPVSEVPLCGHATLASAAVLFHKIKNMNSTLTFVTLSGELKARREEDGIVLDLPLYPAHPQDFHEVEELIKTAIGDTLVQDIRYSPDTRKLLVRLSDTYNRSFLESLKVNTQNLPQVENTGKVKGLILTIKGEPDGQTQAFDFYSRYFTPWFGVAEDPVTGSAHTVLSSYWSQQLGKKAMHAFQCSSRGGELKISLRPDGRVDIKGSAALVLEGTLTA